The proteins below come from a single Candidatus Chlamydia sanziniae genomic window:
- the ribD gene encoding bifunctional diaminohydroxyphosphoribosylaminopyrimidine deaminase/5-amino-6-(5-phosphoribosylamino)uracil reductase RibD has protein sequence MEDVSEQQLFFMRRAITLGAQGKITAPPNPWVGCVIVKYGKIIGEGFHAYAGGPHAEEVAIRNALESVEGSEVYVSLEPCSHYGTRPPCVHLLIQHKIAKVFIALVDPDARVAGKGIEILKKAGILVHVGLVKEEAFISLKSYLHQRTYSTPWILLKSAASIDGQVADRYNRSQWITCPEARQDVGKLRAESQAIIIGSGTALSDNPKLTARLSSGELYSRQPLRVVLDTLGKVSPQASIFNNEAPTLYVTTTRCPDEHIKIIESLGIEILITQPTHLGVDLHQVNDYLAAKKILQVLVEGGATLHTAFLKEGLAHALVLYLGPKILGNQNKPLFADLNWALDSARTLLPQSAQFLGNSLKILWELSPVSENA, from the coding sequence ATGGAAGATGTCTCTGAGCAACAACTATTTTTTATGCGGCGTGCTATAACTCTAGGTGCGCAAGGGAAAATTACAGCTCCTCCTAACCCTTGGGTAGGCTGTGTTATCGTAAAATATGGAAAAATTATCGGCGAGGGTTTTCATGCCTATGCTGGAGGCCCCCACGCTGAAGAAGTTGCTATACGGAATGCTTTGGAAAGCGTCGAAGGATCTGAAGTATACGTATCTCTAGAACCCTGCTCTCATTACGGCACTCGCCCTCCCTGTGTGCATTTACTCATACAACATAAAATTGCTAAAGTGTTCATTGCTTTGGTAGATCCTGATGCTAGAGTTGCAGGCAAAGGTATAGAAATTTTGAAAAAAGCAGGAATTCTTGTACATGTGGGCTTGGTAAAAGAAGAGGCTTTTATATCTCTCAAATCTTATTTGCATCAACGTACTTATTCGACTCCTTGGATATTGCTTAAAAGTGCTGCTAGCATAGATGGACAGGTCGCAGATCGTTATAACAGATCTCAATGGATTACCTGTCCAGAGGCTCGTCAGGATGTAGGAAAACTACGCGCAGAGTCCCAAGCCATTATTATAGGTTCCGGCACAGCCCTTAGCGATAATCCTAAACTCACAGCACGATTATCTTCTGGAGAGCTTTATTCTCGTCAACCTTTGCGCGTAGTTTTAGACACCCTAGGGAAAGTCTCCCCCCAAGCAAGTATCTTTAATAACGAGGCACCTACTTTATACGTAACCACAACGCGCTGCCCTGATGAACATATAAAAATTATAGAATCTTTAGGAATTGAAATTTTAATTACTCAGCCAACACATTTAGGTGTGGATTTGCACCAGGTGAATGACTACCTTGCTGCGAAAAAAATTTTACAAGTTCTTGTCGAAGGGGGAGCAACATTACATACTGCTTTTTTAAAAGAAGGACTTGCACATGCTCTCGTGCTCTATTTAGGCCCTAAGATTCTTGGAAATCAAAATAAACCTCTTTTTGCAGACCTAAACTGGGCATTAGACTCGGCAAGAACGTTACTACCTCAGAGTGCTCAATTTTTAGGAAATTCTTTAAAAATATTGTGGGAACTCTCTCCTGTTTCAGAGAACGCATAA
- a CDS encoding bifunctional 3,4-dihydroxy-2-butanone-4-phosphate synthase/GTP cyclohydrolase II has protein sequence MSSFVSIEQAVEDIKEGKFVIIVDEASREDEGDLILAGETITVEKMTFLLQHTTGIVCAALEQERLLRLNIPPMVKDNRCRFNTPFTVSVDAAHGVTTGVSAADRTKVVQLLTDPTSQPGDFIRPGHFFPLASSPGGVLKRAGHTESTIDLLRLAGLELCGVLAELVNEDYSMMRLPQILKFAERHGISVISVTDLIAYRMLSERLVTKISSARLPTMYGDFVVYVYESMLDDIQHLALVKGKVNGKENILVRVHSECITGDVLRSKRCDCGEQLNSAMQYIAEEEQGVIIYLRGQEGRGIGLGHKVRAYDLQDNGYDTVDANLEMGFPIDSREYGIGAQILVDLGLTTIRLITHNPRKYFGLQGFGLQITERVALPVKVSKDNEQYLRTKQDRMGHWLDLPHAYAVKLKSP, from the coding sequence ATGTCAAGTTTTGTTTCAATAGAACAAGCTGTAGAAGACATTAAAGAAGGAAAGTTTGTTATTATTGTAGACGAAGCTTCTAGAGAAGATGAGGGAGATCTCATTTTAGCTGGAGAGACAATTACTGTTGAAAAAATGACATTTCTTCTTCAACACACTACAGGAATTGTTTGCGCTGCTTTGGAACAAGAGAGGTTACTTCGTCTAAATATCCCCCCTATGGTCAAGGACAATCGTTGTCGTTTTAACACCCCATTTACTGTATCTGTAGATGCTGCTCATGGAGTAACAACGGGAGTTTCTGCTGCAGATAGAACTAAAGTTGTCCAACTCCTTACAGATCCTACGAGTCAACCTGGAGATTTCATTCGTCCGGGCCATTTCTTCCCACTGGCAAGCTCCCCAGGAGGTGTGCTAAAACGCGCAGGCCATACAGAATCTACCATCGATCTCTTGCGGTTAGCAGGACTTGAGCTTTGCGGTGTACTCGCAGAACTAGTGAATGAAGATTACTCTATGATGCGCTTACCGCAAATTTTAAAATTTGCTGAAAGACATGGAATTTCTGTAATTTCAGTTACAGATTTGATTGCCTACCGGATGCTCTCAGAGCGCTTAGTAACTAAAATTTCTTCAGCACGACTCCCTACAATGTACGGAGACTTTGTGGTATATGTATACGAGTCAATGTTGGATGATATCCAACATTTGGCCTTGGTAAAAGGTAAGGTTAATGGAAAAGAAAATATACTTGTGCGTGTACATTCGGAATGTATTACGGGAGATGTTCTGCGCTCAAAACGATGTGATTGTGGTGAACAGCTAAACTCAGCAATGCAATATATTGCCGAAGAAGAACAAGGAGTCATTATCTATTTACGAGGACAAGAAGGTCGTGGCATAGGTTTAGGGCACAAAGTACGAGCTTATGACCTTCAAGATAACGGCTACGATACTGTAGATGCTAATTTAGAAATGGGCTTTCCCATAGACTCAAGGGAATACGGCATAGGCGCTCAAATTCTCGTAGATCTTGGCTTGACAACCATAAGATTAATTACTCATAATCCCCGGAAATATTTTGGCCTTCAAGGCTTTGGATTGCAAATTACAGAAAGAGTAGCTCTCCCTGTAAAAGTCTCCAAAGACAATGAGCAATATTTACGGACAAAACAAGATCGCATGGGACACTGGTTAGATCTTCCTCATGCCTATGCTGTTAAATTAAAAAGTCCTTAG
- the ribH gene encoding 6,7-dimethyl-8-ribityllumazine synthase has translation MDTFTGHLSAKDLCVAVVGSCFNLAIADALVSGAQETFLKFGGNLDSLTIIRVPGAFEIPCTIKKLLLSGRKFNAIVACGVLIEGITTHYDYIASQVSAGITTLTLEFCLPITFSIITAPSSEIAWERAGIKGTHLGISGMTTAIEMATLFAQL, from the coding sequence ATGGATACGTTTACAGGACATTTGTCAGCAAAAGATCTGTGTGTAGCTGTTGTCGGATCTTGTTTTAATTTAGCTATTGCAGATGCTTTGGTTTCTGGAGCTCAGGAGACTTTTTTAAAATTTGGAGGAAATCTAGATTCATTAACCATAATTCGCGTCCCAGGAGCTTTCGAAATTCCCTGTACAATAAAAAAACTTCTCCTCTCAGGAAGGAAATTTAACGCAATTGTTGCCTGTGGCGTACTTATTGAAGGGATCACAACACATTACGACTATATCGCCAGTCAGGTTTCTGCAGGAATCACTACACTGACTTTAGAATTTTGCTTGCCCATAACATTTTCTATAATTACTGCACCTTCTTCAGAAATCGCTTGGGAACGCGCAGGAATTAAAGGGACACATTTAGGCATCTCAGGAATGACAACAGCCATAGAAATGGCTACGCTATTCGCTCAACTTTAG
- a CDS encoding alanine/glycine:cation symporter family protein gives MLYFLEYFNKFCSSFCVFPIILVLGGLLTWKLRGLQFHGLKLGFNLMIKNKQEASSTEEGKVSCYEAVAGILAGNFGTGNIAGMAIAIACGGPGALVWVWLAALLGAIVQYAGSYLGVKYRQPQGNTGEFVGGPIACLAYGVRSKILAVLFGLFTILTAFSGGNCVQVSCIVPLCADTNITRLCVGALFALTIIPVLAGGNNRILKFSARVIPFIAGFYCASCFIILFKYGALILPAIKLICASALGVKATIAGLSGYTLTQVVASGVNRAVMATDCGSGMVSILQANTKSKNPVVDGLVTLVPPIIVMIVCSMTMLVLIVSGAYSSGASGTLMVMNAFKNSLGSIGGIVVILAMALFGYTTVLTWFACAEKSLEYMIPGKRANLWLKVFYVMIIPLGGIMDMRLIWALSDTGFAGMVILNCIALIALFKDVVSTNPEIVLLKQQKDRMPDPLRNLDI, from the coding sequence ATGCTATATTTTCTAGAATATTTTAATAAATTTTGCTCATCATTTTGTGTTTTCCCAATAATTTTAGTTTTGGGTGGACTCTTAACATGGAAATTACGAGGACTGCAATTTCACGGGTTAAAGCTCGGCTTCAATTTAATGATTAAAAATAAACAGGAGGCTTCTTCCACAGAAGAAGGGAAAGTATCTTGTTACGAAGCTGTAGCAGGAATTCTAGCAGGGAACTTCGGTACAGGAAATATCGCCGGTATGGCTATTGCCATCGCCTGTGGAGGTCCTGGGGCACTTGTCTGGGTGTGGCTTGCAGCTTTACTCGGTGCAATTGTACAGTATGCCGGTTCCTATCTAGGTGTCAAATATCGTCAACCCCAGGGCAATACAGGGGAATTTGTCGGAGGCCCTATTGCTTGCCTTGCCTACGGCGTGCGTAGTAAAATCCTCGCTGTTTTGTTCGGGCTATTCACAATCTTAACAGCCTTCTCCGGAGGGAACTGTGTCCAAGTGAGCTGCATTGTTCCTCTCTGCGCAGACACTAATATAACAAGATTGTGTGTTGGGGCTTTATTTGCTTTGACTATCATTCCTGTATTAGCTGGTGGAAACAACCGAATTCTCAAATTCTCAGCCCGAGTCATTCCATTCATTGCAGGATTTTATTGTGCCTCCTGTTTTATTATCCTCTTCAAATATGGAGCACTCATCCTACCTGCCATAAAATTAATCTGTGCTTCAGCACTTGGTGTTAAAGCTACAATAGCAGGACTCAGCGGTTATACGCTTACGCAAGTAGTCGCCTCTGGCGTAAATCGTGCAGTTATGGCAACAGATTGCGGTAGCGGTATGGTATCCATATTGCAAGCCAATACTAAAAGTAAAAACCCTGTTGTGGATGGACTTGTTACTCTTGTTCCACCCATCATTGTTATGATTGTTTGCTCGATGACAATGCTTGTACTCATTGTGTCAGGGGCTTATAGCTCAGGAGCTTCAGGCACTCTCATGGTTATGAATGCCTTTAAAAATAGCCTGGGCTCTATAGGAGGGATTGTCGTTATTCTAGCTATGGCTCTCTTCGGTTATACAACAGTATTGACATGGTTTGCTTGTGCAGAAAAAAGTCTAGAATATATGATCCCAGGAAAACGTGCCAATCTATGGTTGAAGGTTTTCTATGTTATGATTATTCCTCTAGGAGGCATCATGGATATGCGTCTTATTTGGGCTTTGTCTGATACGGGCTTTGCTGGTATGGTCATCCTCAACTGTATAGCCTTAATCGCTTTGTTTAAAGATGTGGTATCAACAAACCCAGAGATTGTTTTACTCAAGCAGCAGAAAGATCGCATGCCTGATCCTTTACGTAATCTCGACATTTAA
- a CDS encoding YbhB/YbcL family Raf kinase inhibitor-like protein: MQLLSPAFTFGHPIPKKYTCQGIEISPPLTFLDIPPQAQSLALIVEDPDVPKEIRSDGLWIHWVVYNLSTSISNLAEGADIFAVQGLNTSGKIGYQGPCPPDKQHRYFFILYALDTILPEEQNVTRNQLHEVMEGHVIAEAELMGTYQQS, encoded by the coding sequence ATGCAACTACTGTCACCAGCTTTTACTTTTGGTCACCCGATTCCTAAAAAATACACATGTCAAGGAATAGAAATTTCTCCCCCGCTTACCTTTTTAGACATCCCTCCTCAAGCACAAAGCCTAGCTTTGATCGTTGAAGATCCCGATGTACCGAAAGAAATACGTAGCGATGGCTTATGGATTCATTGGGTTGTCTATAACCTCTCCACCAGCATCTCAAACTTAGCGGAGGGAGCAGACATTTTCGCTGTGCAAGGTTTAAATACCTCCGGTAAAATTGGTTACCAAGGTCCTTGCCCACCAGATAAACAACATCGTTATTTTTTTATCCTCTACGCTTTGGATACCATTCTTCCTGAAGAACAAAATGTCACACGTAATCAGTTACATGAAGTCATGGAGGGGCATGTGATAGCAGAAGCCGAGTTGATGGGAACATATCAACAAAGTTAA
- a CDS encoding SET domain-containing protein → MTTRATTNSFKFLYLSLSGAWNDSKSYSISRASDLLHFQFFPSLVFADWQVEKSIRRICHKAEKRQLISPLAKWLGQLHKQHLLLPPSPPITVCWINSYIGYGVFARRDIPSWTYIGEYTGTLRRRQAIWMDENDYCFRYPLPLLTLRYFTIDSGTQGNFTRFINHSDKPNAEALGIFYDGLFHVIIRTIERIHAGQEICYHYGPLYWKHRKKRMEFIPEEN, encoded by the coding sequence ATGACGACAAGAGCAACTACAAATTCTTTTAAGTTCTTATACCTTTCTTTAAGTGGTGCATGGAACGACAGTAAGTCTTATTCTATATCTAGAGCTAGCGATCTTCTTCATTTTCAATTCTTTCCTTCTTTAGTTTTTGCTGACTGGCAGGTAGAGAAAAGTATACGTCGGATTTGTCACAAAGCAGAAAAACGACAATTAATTTCTCCGTTAGCGAAGTGGTTAGGGCAGCTACATAAGCAACATTTACTTCTACCTCCCTCTCCTCCAATTACTGTGTGTTGGATTAACTCGTATATAGGGTATGGAGTTTTTGCTCGTAGAGATATTCCTTCATGGACCTATATTGGGGAGTATACAGGAACTTTACGTCGACGCCAAGCCATTTGGATGGATGAAAATGATTATTGTTTTCGCTATCCTCTGCCGTTATTGACATTACGATATTTTACGATTGATAGTGGGACTCAAGGAAATTTTACTCGGTTTATCAATCACAGTGATAAACCCAATGCCGAAGCTTTGGGAATTTTTTATGATGGATTATTTCATGTTATTATTCGAACAATAGAGCGGATTCATGCGGGTCAAGAGATTTGTTATCACTACGGCCCGCTGTATTGGAAGCACAGGAAAAAACGTATGGAGTTTATTCCAGAAGAGAATTAA
- a CDS encoding MBL fold metallo-hydrolase — MQGFFPLASGSKGNCAYLGTESCKILIDLGVSKQLVTRELLSMNVHPEEIQAIFVSHEHADHISGIKSFIKAYNTPVICNLETARVLCQLLEMHPDFKIFSTGSMFFFHDLKVQTFNVPHDAIDPVGFIFIYRDEKLGFCTDLGWVTALTVHELYNCNYLLIESNHDPELIRQSQRPEVYKKRVLSKLGHISNYECGKLLQKVLTPNLKKLYLAHLSSECNTPELALTTVSQAIESITSIRPTIVNPNTITDPVYFSMLVEV; from the coding sequence ATGCAAGGTTTTTTCCCTTTGGCCTCTGGCTCTAAGGGAAACTGTGCCTATTTAGGAACAGAGTCCTGTAAAATTCTTATAGACTTAGGTGTAAGTAAACAATTAGTGACTCGGGAATTACTTTCCATGAATGTTCATCCTGAGGAAATCCAAGCGATTTTCGTTTCTCATGAACATGCCGATCATATTTCTGGGATTAAGAGTTTTATTAAAGCTTATAATACGCCAGTAATTTGTAATTTAGAAACTGCGCGTGTTTTATGTCAGTTATTAGAAATGCATCCTGATTTTAAAATTTTTTCTACAGGTTCTATGTTTTTCTTTCATGACTTAAAAGTACAGACATTTAATGTTCCCCATGATGCTATAGATCCCGTGGGTTTTATTTTTATTTATCGTGACGAGAAATTGGGTTTTTGCACAGATCTTGGTTGGGTAACTGCATTAACTGTTCATGAGTTGTATAATTGTAATTATTTATTAATAGAATCTAATCATGATCCAGAACTTATTCGCCAATCCCAACGTCCTGAGGTTTATAAAAAACGAGTTTTGAGTAAGTTGGGTCACATTTCTAATTATGAGTGTGGGAAATTGCTACAAAAAGTGCTGACTCCTAATCTTAAAAAATTATATCTTGCCCATCTTTCTAGTGAATGTAATACTCCCGAATTAGCGTTAACTACTGTTTCCCAAGCTATAGAATCTATCACTTCAATTCGACCTACCATTGTGAATCCTAATACTATAACGGATCCTGTATATTTTTCTATGTTAGTGGAAGTATGA
- a CDS encoding FtsK/SpoIIIE family DNA translocase — protein sequence MARERKKSKRFRLPSLPVGVKASLYLFLACFSGLSLWSFHRDQPCTQNWIGLLGWLFSSFLLYCFGATALFVPPYFLWLFFLHIKKTPRNRFRCKALAFLALPFCSAILLSMFSPVQMLPALLDTRLPKFILGANSSVAYLGGIPFYVLYTGQSFCLKHLIGAVGTALIFSSLILLSLFYLFGGITILKKKTLLNFFKKQFYTWSQVLCKKLKKLMNKQIYFPKPSMKVGDHNTSPLEKKSLSISPLLEPLNLEESFFESPKQDSSPSRDGRAFLTPHPYQRLLSKCIKQQNSKSKEARNISLLQTVTFREKSEMKSTLPTFKKWPTNEAELPQYHLLSKNRERQPETLQVELRKKAAVLKQTLMSFGIEADIGNVCSGPTLAAFEVLPHTGVKVQKIKSLENDIALKLQASSIRIIAPIPGKAAVGIEIPTPFPETVNFRDLLEDYQKQSRKLQIPLLLGKKANGDNLWVDLAKMPHLIIAGTTGSGKSVCINTIVMSIIMTTLPSEIKLVIVDPKKVELTGYSQLSHMLSPVITESRGAYNALVWLVKEMESRYEILRYLGLRNIQSFNSRIRNVATESSYDKEIPEKMPFMVGIVDELSDLLLSSSQDIETPIIRLAQMARAVGIHLILATQRPSREVITGLIKANFPSRVAFKVANKINSQIIIDEPGAENLMGNGDMLVVFPSVFGAIRAQGAYICDEDINKVIKDLCSRFPTKYTIPTFDTFDDLSHADIGEKDPLFSQAKTLILQTGNASTTFLQRKLKIGYARAASLIDQLEEARIIGPSEGAKPRQILIQQPPQEG from the coding sequence ATGGCAAGAGAAAGAAAAAAGAGCAAACGTTTCCGTCTTCCGTCTCTCCCTGTAGGAGTAAAAGCGAGTTTATATTTATTTTTAGCTTGTTTTTCAGGACTAAGTCTATGGAGTTTTCATCGAGACCAACCCTGTACACAGAATTGGATTGGTTTATTGGGCTGGTTATTTAGCTCTTTTCTTCTTTACTGTTTCGGAGCCACAGCGCTTTTTGTCCCTCCGTATTTTCTTTGGTTATTTTTTCTCCATATTAAAAAGACTCCTCGGAATAGGTTTCGTTGTAAAGCTTTAGCCTTTCTTGCTCTTCCTTTTTGTTCTGCGATTCTTTTATCGATGTTTTCGCCCGTCCAAATGCTTCCTGCATTACTCGATACCCGTTTGCCCAAGTTTATTTTAGGAGCAAACTCATCTGTAGCCTATTTAGGGGGCATACCTTTTTATGTTCTGTATACTGGGCAATCTTTTTGTTTAAAGCATTTGATTGGGGCCGTGGGAACTGCTTTGATTTTTTCTTCGCTTATTTTGCTCTCATTGTTCTATTTATTTGGTGGAATAACTATTTTAAAAAAAAAAACTCTTTTAAATTTTTTCAAAAAGCAATTCTATACCTGGTCACAGGTCTTGTGTAAAAAATTAAAAAAACTCATGAACAAGCAGATATATTTCCCTAAACCCTCTATGAAGGTTGGTGATCACAACACGTCTCCTTTAGAAAAAAAATCGTTATCTATTTCTCCACTGCTGGAACCTTTAAACTTGGAGGAATCTTTTTTTGAGTCTCCTAAACAAGATAGTTCCCCTTCTAGAGATGGAAGAGCTTTCCTGACGCCACATCCTTATCAACGCTTGTTGTCAAAATGTATAAAACAGCAAAATTCAAAGTCTAAAGAAGCAAGAAATATTTCTTTACTTCAGACTGTAACTTTTAGGGAAAAGTCGGAAATGAAAAGTACATTACCGACATTCAAAAAGTGGCCGACTAATGAAGCAGAGTTGCCACAGTACCATTTATTAAGTAAGAATCGGGAGAGGCAGCCTGAGACACTTCAAGTAGAGCTTCGGAAAAAAGCAGCAGTCTTAAAGCAAACTCTTATGAGTTTTGGAATAGAAGCGGATATAGGAAATGTGTGTTCTGGACCTACGTTAGCTGCCTTTGAGGTTCTTCCTCATACTGGAGTGAAGGTACAAAAAATCAAATCACTAGAAAATGACATTGCTTTAAAATTACAAGCTTCAAGTATTCGTATTATTGCTCCTATCCCAGGTAAAGCGGCGGTGGGTATTGAGATTCCAACACCGTTTCCTGAGACAGTAAATTTTCGAGATTTATTAGAGGATTATCAGAAGCAAAGTAGAAAACTACAAATTCCTTTGCTTCTTGGGAAAAAAGCTAATGGAGATAATCTGTGGGTAGACTTAGCAAAGATGCCCCATTTGATTATTGCTGGAACTACGGGATCAGGGAAATCTGTTTGTATTAATACAATTGTCATGTCAATTATTATGACAACTTTGCCTTCGGAAATTAAACTTGTTATTGTAGATCCGAAAAAAGTCGAGTTGACAGGGTATTCACAGCTATCTCACATGCTTTCTCCCGTAATTACAGAATCACGCGGAGCATATAATGCTTTAGTATGGTTGGTTAAAGAGATGGAGTCTCGGTATGAGATTTTGAGATATCTTGGGTTACGTAATATTCAATCTTTTAATTCTCGAATTCGTAATGTGGCGACAGAGTCTTCCTATGATAAGGAAATTCCTGAAAAGATGCCCTTTATGGTAGGTATTGTTGACGAGTTATCGGATTTACTTCTTTCTTCGTCTCAAGATATTGAAACTCCCATTATTCGTTTAGCTCAAATGGCTCGCGCTGTAGGGATCCATCTTATTCTTGCGACTCAAAGGCCGTCACGTGAGGTAATTACCGGGTTAATCAAAGCGAATTTTCCTTCACGCGTTGCATTTAAAGTAGCGAATAAAATCAATAGTCAGATTATTATTGATGAGCCTGGGGCTGAAAATCTCATGGGAAATGGGGATATGCTTGTTGTCTTCCCTTCTGTTTTTGGAGCCATACGTGCTCAAGGTGCCTATATTTGCGATGAAGATATTAATAAAGTTATTAAAGACTTGTGTTCACGTTTTCCCACGAAATATACCATTCCTACCTTTGATACTTTTGACGATCTTAGCCATGCGGATATAGGAGAAAAAGATCCTCTTTTTTCTCAAGCAAAAACACTGATTTTACAAACTGGGAATGCTTCGACAACATTCTTACAAAGAAAATTGAAAATTGGTTATGCTCGAGCTGCGAGTTTGATAGACCAACTTGAAGAAGCAAGAATTATCGGACCATCAGAAGGTGCGAAACCTCGTCAAATATTAATACAGCAGCCTCCACAAGAAGGATGA
- a CDS encoding DUF687 family protein has product MSTPIQNSSLSDKYCSNLSREYSIDESPESRQQTNEIPTELNQSNDLLSLTRIDTTRASTSDSEDTISVSSPVPQAPIFHAIYNSNVSTPVSTPLVGIGYINGSQSGYFDTQNEALYLSQLLGGREVIVVQNRGGGVACPLFCQTQIENSPMCRALLDIWEEFFTTHPEGSIFMQYFFGNGAIYIRASLCQTPYVNSIVLVGICPSVYPEHHRALYYRVLGDLPSRMDCQGFLRSGVVTLPYSSGSFGIFWISFRDPAFSFAILNAFMQTAGVSVVSQRMAGSPVSESMEMVPLRTSFQEMPQEEESVVGIVGYEMGGVSLVRTSSPNIFTRIHTWLHTEVTVADLEENPLPPDNILDRLTELAVIIVRISDAVSIIWFFSLVDTIWNASSIAVCMVFFGFDGVCSCFLMLTNPHSRRERFRNLRIIALFYRSLGAGMNALDLINNLRLAARPTVTPCTAALYGVTSIFGWTLLAQDILTYVFPGIRDAFYRCCFRWRSSTFEQARVQNIRERVVVLRQNQEAFYDVSSIINIVIYGIFFALVGIATTFGGLEISPSCRFDSTTNETDNIFLESNVTFTEALLSGRVYAVSQVTHMIFCFVSMVFYIGSLFRILRSNY; this is encoded by the coding sequence ATGTCGACTCCTATTCAGAACTCTTCTTTATCTGACAAGTATTGTTCCAACCTCTCCCGCGAATATTCCATAGACGAATCACCAGAATCAAGGCAACAGACAAATGAAATACCCACGGAATTAAATCAATCCAATGATTTACTTTCACTAACTCGGATAGACACTACTAGAGCCTCTACTTCTGATTCTGAAGATACTATTTCGGTTTCTAGTCCCGTACCACAAGCACCTATTTTTCATGCTATTTATAATTCTAACGTATCTACACCTGTCTCAACTCCCTTGGTAGGTATTGGATATATTAATGGTAGTCAGTCAGGATATTTTGATACCCAAAATGAGGCATTGTACCTTAGCCAATTGTTGGGAGGAAGAGAGGTTATTGTTGTTCAAAATAGAGGAGGAGGAGTGGCGTGTCCCCTCTTTTGCCAGACTCAAATAGAAAATTCACCCATGTGTAGAGCCCTATTAGATATTTGGGAAGAGTTTTTTACCACCCATCCCGAAGGAAGCATTTTTATGCAATATTTCTTTGGTAACGGAGCAATTTACATTCGGGCATCTCTTTGTCAAACGCCTTATGTTAATAGTATTGTTTTAGTGGGCATCTGTCCTTCAGTATATCCAGAGCATCATCGTGCACTATATTATCGAGTTTTGGGTGATTTACCTTCTCGGATGGATTGTCAGGGATTCTTACGGTCCGGAGTAGTCACCTTACCATATTCTTCAGGGAGTTTTGGAATTTTTTGGATCTCTTTTAGAGATCCAGCTTTTAGCTTTGCTATTCTTAACGCATTTATGCAAACGGCAGGAGTGAGCGTAGTTTCCCAACGAATGGCTGGGAGTCCAGTATCGGAATCTATGGAAATGGTACCTTTGCGTACTTCTTTTCAGGAAATGCCTCAGGAAGAAGAATCCGTTGTTGGAATCGTTGGATATGAGATGGGAGGTGTTTCCTTAGTACGAACATCAAGCCCAAATATTTTTACTCGGATACACACCTGGTTACATACTGAAGTAACAGTTGCAGATCTTGAAGAGAATCCTTTGCCTCCCGACAATATCCTAGATCGTTTAACAGAATTGGCGGTGATTATCGTTCGCATTTCCGATGCAGTCTCAATCATTTGGTTTTTTTCTCTTGTTGATACTATATGGAATGCTTCCTCAATAGCTGTTTGCATGGTATTTTTCGGTTTTGATGGAGTGTGCAGTTGTTTTCTGATGTTGACAAATCCGCATTCTCGACGAGAAAGGTTTCGTAATTTACGAATAATCGCTTTGTTCTATCGATCTTTAGGAGCTGGTATGAATGCATTGGATCTGATAAATAACCTCCGTTTGGCTGCGCGTCCTACGGTTACACCATGTACAGCAGCTCTTTATGGTGTAACGTCCATTTTTGGATGGACATTGCTTGCGCAAGATATCCTGACATATGTTTTTCCTGGAATACGCGACGCGTTTTATAGGTGCTGTTTTCGTTGGAGGAGTTCTACATTCGAACAAGCAAGAGTGCAAAATATCAGGGAACGTGTGGTAGTCTTGCGGCAGAATCAAGAAGCTTTCTATGATGTTTCCAGCATTATAAATATAGTCATTTATGGCATTTTCTTCGCCTTGGTAGGGATAGCCACAACATTTGGTGGTTTGGAAATATCCCCGTCCTGTCGATTTGATTCAACAACGAATGAAACAGATAATATCTTTCTCGAATCGAATGTAACTTTTACTGAAGCATTGTTGAGTGGTCGTGTATACGCAGTTAGTCAAGTTACACATATGATATTTTGCTTTGTTTCTATGGTCTTTTATATAGGATCTTTGTTTCGAATTTTAAGATCTAATTATTAA